The nucleotide sequence CAACCGTGACATATGAAGGTTACACCCAATCACTACAATCTGCACTAGATAAAGCAGTATAACAAGGTAGAGGTATAGGCATATGGAAATGCATTCTAAGCGTATCAAAGGGCATACCATGTTGAGTTTTGTGTATCACACAATGAGCACGGTTTTTACTAGCCAAATTGTTTTGGATGAGACAGCCGAGAAGCCGGCGTTGCTCACTAAAATAGAACACTTTCAAAATCTGTTAGAAGTATATTTAGAGCAAATCAATACCCGTTTTTCACCGTATTTAGCTGATTCTGAGGTCAGTCGCTATAATCGTGGTGAGATCACGGCCCTGACGATGTCGCCAGATCTTTATTTCGTCTTTGCCTCAAGTTTAGCAGCTAAGTTAGCAACGCATGATGCTTTTGATGCCAACTACAATGGTGAATTTGAACCCTCTGGTTTTGTGAAGGGCTGGTCGATTGAAGTTGGCTTTTCAAAATTCCTTGTGCCCCTATTCCAATTTCCCAGTGTACAAGCGGTGAACTTGATCGGTGGGGGTGATATGCAGATGGAGACCCGGGAGCAATCGGACTGGGTATTTGACATCGGCATTGTTGATCCGACCGATCGTTATAGCATTATTAAGACGGTCCAGCTAAAAACCGGGGCGATTGCCACATCGGGCATTTCTGAACGGGGGCACCATATTAAGGGAGCTGTCGACGATATCCTACAAACAACGGTGATTGGCCAAGCGCTCCAGGAAGTTGATGTGTGGGCGACGGCCTTAATGGTGAATCCTGACCTAGCACTACCTGACAATTTAAGTGGGTTTATTTTTACAAGACAAGAGGGCGAAACACATGCTAAAATCTCATAAATATTGGCTCGGACTTTTCTGGATGGCAGCTATTTTTGTCTTGCCACTACCGTTAATCCAGACCCTATCACAGGGGATGCAAAACACAATCAATATGTCAAATCTATTCGCTTCACAAATTGGGATCATCGCGTACGTCTGGATGCTTTTTGCCATTGCTATTTCCATCAAACCGAAGTGGATTGACAAATTGATCGGTTTGCCAGAGATGTATTTTGTCCATGGTATCCTGGGTGTCAGTGCGATTGTCTTGGCTTTTACACACAAAATGATGTTGCAATCCTCAGGGTTAATTAAACAGACTGGTGATATCGCTTTAATCATCTTTATTGGGATTGCGGCCTACTCAATTTTCTTCATGTCGGGTTGGTTAACATCAAGAAGTAAAGTGCTCCGAAAGATCAAGACAACCATTGAAAAGATTTTGAGCTATGAAGTCTCGGTATGGCTCCATCGTTTAAATATTGTGGCCACGTTGTTAGTGTTTGCACACGTTATTTTAATACCCTACATTGTGACGATCACGCCATTCATGACATTGTTCTTTGTCTACTCAGGTGTGACCGCGGTGATGTATCTGTATTATCACTTTGGTAAGCCGCTCCTCGCGAGACATGGGCAACTCATCGCCAATAAAAAGTTGGCCCATTCTGTAACTGAGTTGGTCATCCGTCTTAATAAAAATGCGCAGATTCATCCGGGTGATTTTGTCTATATTTCATTTCCAGAAGTTGATGGTTTTAAAGAGATGCACCCATTTTCAATTTTGCGCTATGACCAGGCGCAGCGAGAATTGGTTTTTGCCATCCGTAATTGGGGTGATTTTACCGCAAAGTTAGACAAAATACCAGTGGGTGCCAAGGTCAAGATTGATGGCTCTTATGGGCGATTGTCAGAATCGATTAAGGAAAATGAAGGCAAGCATTTAGTCTTTATCGGCTCAGGGGTGGGATCGGTCCCACTGATTTCACTCACCAGGTCGCTGATCGATAAGCACAAGGTGTCCTTTATCCGTGTGGCGTCGAAACAAGAAGATTTAATCTATGAGAGTGATTTGCAGGATTTAGCGGTGAAAAAACCTAATCTAGATTATGCATCGCAAGTGGGACGCTTAAAAGAAAATCAAGTCAAAACGATTGTTGCTAAAAATCGCAATTCCTTCTATATTGTGGGTGGTTCAACGCCAATGATGGTCGGCACGATGAAGTTGCTCCAAGATGCAGGTGTTCGTAAAGCTGACATCTATGGTGAGAAGTTTAATTTCTAATCATAGTATAACTACATAAAAGGCCCTCAAGGTTGGCAATGCCAATCCTGAGGGCTTTTTACGTAGTTAATCATTTTAATCACAGATGTTTGACCATTAGCAAATCGATTTGGGGTGCATCACCAAGATGAACGGTGCGGCTACCTGCGAATTCAAAACCGTAGTGTTGATAAAATGTGATGGCTGTTTGATTGTATTCCCAAACTCCTAACCAAACTTGTTTTTTACCTAAGAGGGTAGCCTTAGTCTTTGCAAGGTTATATAAGATCTCACCGAGGCCTTGGTTTTGAAAAGCGTGGCGAATGTATATACGTTCAATTTCTAGAGCGTCCTTGAAAGTATTTTCCGATTGTGCAT is from Pediococcus inopinatus and encodes:
- a CDS encoding FAD:protein FMN transferase, with the protein product MEMHSKRIKGHTMLSFVYHTMSTVFTSQIVLDETAEKPALLTKIEHFQNLLEVYLEQINTRFSPYLADSEVSRYNRGEITALTMSPDLYFVFASSLAAKLATHDAFDANYNGEFEPSGFVKGWSIEVGFSKFLVPLFQFPSVQAVNLIGGGDMQMETREQSDWVFDIGIVDPTDRYSIIKTVQLKTGAIATSGISERGHHIKGAVDDILQTTVIGQALQEVDVWATALMVNPDLALPDNLSGFIFTRQEGETHAKIS
- a CDS encoding FAD-binding oxidoreductase — encoded protein: MLKSHKYWLGLFWMAAIFVLPLPLIQTLSQGMQNTINMSNLFASQIGIIAYVWMLFAIAISIKPKWIDKLIGLPEMYFVHGILGVSAIVLAFTHKMMLQSSGLIKQTGDIALIIFIGIAAYSIFFMSGWLTSRSKVLRKIKTTIEKILSYEVSVWLHRLNIVATLLVFAHVILIPYIVTITPFMTLFFVYSGVTAVMYLYYHFGKPLLARHGQLIANKKLAHSVTELVIRLNKNAQIHPGDFVYISFPEVDGFKEMHPFSILRYDQAQRELVFAIRNWGDFTAKLDKIPVGAKVKIDGSYGRLSESIKENEGKHLVFIGSGVGSVPLISLTRSLIDKHKVSFIRVASKQEDLIYESDLQDLAVKKPNLDYASQVGRLKENQVKTIVAKNRNSFYIVGGSTPMMVGTMKLLQDAGVRKADIYGEKFNF
- a CDS encoding GNAT family N-acetyltransferase — encoded protein: MFGYFLQSAELKNKNTYFYFIFDDDHGAVGYLKLNTADAQSENTFKDALEIERIYIRHAFQNQGLGEILYNLAKTKATLLGKKQVWLGVWEYNQTAITFYQHYGFEFAGSRTVHLGDAPQIDLLMVKHL